The Pseudoalteromonas carrageenovora IAM 12662 DNA window GAGCCTTAGTAATCCTGCTGATGCAAATAAAAGCAACAAAGTACATATACTCAGTTTAAATGCTAGTATGGTGTTTTAGTTATGATAAGCGCTCGTAATCTAGGTCTTAATGTAATGCTCCCCTTATGCCTGCTTTTTGTGAGCTTTTATGCTAAATCTACAGAGTTTGTTGTAGTGGTAAATAAAAGCAACGCAATTAACGCATTATCAAAACGGGAAATAATTGATATTTACATGGGTAGGTATTTAACTTTTCCTGATGGTGAAACGTCAAAGCCACTCGATTTGCCCGCCCAATCAGCATTAAAAAACGATTTTTACTTAAAACTGGTCAATAAAGACGAGCAAAAAATAAATGCGTATTGGGCCAGGTTGTTATTTTCTGGCCGTGCAAAGCCCCCTACACCTTCCGCATCCGTTGAAGATGCAATAAATAAAATTGCAGCATCACAATTTGCTATTGGCTACATTCCGCTATCGCAAGTTACAGATGCAGTAAAAGTGGTATACACATTTGATTAAAATTATTAGCCAAAAGCTCTACATACGCGTTGCTATAGCAATTGCGTTAGTTGCTATTGTTGTATCTTTAGTATCGTCAATGCTGTCGTATTATTCAGGCTTTAAAGAAAAGAAAAACACCAACTACTTACTCGTACAACAGTTAGCGCAAACAATGGGAAAAACAGCCGCCATAGCTGCTTATTTAAACGATAAAGAGTTAAGCCAAGAAATAATTAATGGCTTGCTAAGTAACGATTTAGTGCAAGGCGCAAGCCTAGAAGGAGAAGCAAACGCAAAAGGCGAAATGGAGCTATTTATTGCAAATGGCACTATTAACAAACAAAAAGAAGCCGTGTTAGTTAAGCTAGTTCATCCTTTTTTAGATGACACTTTTATAGGTGTTTTATCAATATACCCCGACGATAATTTTATACAGCAACAGGCACAGGCTGCACTTAAAAAAGAATTTATTTTAATGCTAATACAATCTATCGTTATCGCATTTTTTGTATCGCTTGTAGTGCAGCGTTGGCTTACTCAACCTATTCAAAACCTTACCGACAGCTTTGCTAAAATTAACCCATCAGAACCAGAAACCCTTAATATGCTAACCTTTAAGCGAGGTAAGCGAGACGAAATAAGCCGTTTAACGCACGGTATAAATGCTCTAATGCACGAATTGCATTTAACTATTAGCAACGAACAAACACTTCGTAAAAAAACCCAAGAACTAGAAGCCAAATTTAGACTTATTTTTGAGCAAGCCAGCGCTGGTATTTGTTTACTCGATAGCAAAAATAGTATCACCACCTTTAACCCCGCTTTTAAACATTACTTTACCGTACCCGGTGAAAAAGAGTTATCAACCCTGCACTTCCCTGAATTATTAAACAACGTTGATGAATTACAAAGCCTACTGGAAGAAATTCGCTTTGC harbors:
- a CDS encoding sensor domain-containing diguanylate cyclase, whose product is MIKIISQKLYIRVAIAIALVAIVVSLVSSMLSYYSGFKEKKNTNYLLVQQLAQTMGKTAAIAAYLNDKELSQEIINGLLSNDLVQGASLEGEANAKGEMELFIANGTINKQKEAVLVKLVHPFLDDTFIGVLSIYPDDNFIQQQAQAALKKEFILMLIQSIVIAFFVSLVVQRWLTQPIQNLTDSFAKINPSEPETLNMLTFKRGKRDEISRLTHGINALMHELHLTISNEQTLRKKTQELEAKFRLIFEQASAGICLLDSKNSITTFNPAFKHYFTVPGEKELSTLHFPELLNNVDELQSLLEEIRFAHNPPQTTLDVECKVGYKTIWFHCLFVRLTDQRDTNRGPQQEQLVEVILHDVTERAERELQTRFEADHDPLTGLLNRRAGEKRLQKALRECIKNNKHLVLMMIDLDKFKPINDTYGHEAGDKVLIETAHRFKTLFHEKNDMCIRLGGDEFIIARQVNTYNKAATLEQATTLLNELQQQVSISNTKTCAVGASIGIAIAPTDGTELHELMHNGDKTLYHVKETGRGKVAFYDDIKN
- a CDS encoding type 2 periplasmic-binding domain-containing protein; protein product: MISARNLGLNVMLPLCLLFVSFYAKSTEFVVVVNKSNAINALSKREIIDIYMGRYLTFPDGETSKPLDLPAQSALKNDFYLKLVNKDEQKINAYWARLLFSGRAKPPTPSASVEDAINKIAASQFAIGYIPLSQVTDAVKVVYTFD